One Tunturibacter gelidoferens genomic region harbors:
- a CDS encoding NAD-dependent succinate-semialdehyde dehydrogenase: MAIESINPATGKLLRSFDPLTDEAARQKIALAADSFRTYSLVPLEHRALWMRKLASILEHEIDDLSILITQEMGKPLEAARFEILKCADACRYYAEHAARILAPESIPTEDNYSYVRWDPIGIVLAVMPWNFPFWQVFRFLAPALMAGNVALLKHANNVPQCALAIESLVRRAGFPRGTFQSLLLEIHQVETVLGDERVAAVTVTGSETAGRAIGAQAGWLIKKSVLELGGSDPFIVMPSADLDAAIETAVRARCVNSGQSCIAAKRFIVADEIYDVFESRFVAGMEAMRVGDPMKDGTDIGPLATVRAVDLLEQQVQAATRAGARILTGGERMLGTGNYFEPTVLTGVPRTSAVYREELFGPVAMLFRVENINEAIEIANDTPFGLSASAWTRDPAEQQRFISELQCGGVFLNAMVASDPRLPFGGIKRSGYGRELSAAGMREFLNAKTVVISSATTPNEPATKPYLVSTADPSPTR, encoded by the coding sequence ATGGCCATCGAATCCATTAATCCCGCCACCGGCAAGCTGTTGCGCAGCTTCGACCCGCTCACCGACGAAGCCGCGCGCCAGAAGATCGCTCTCGCCGCCGACTCCTTTCGCACCTACTCTCTCGTGCCGCTCGAACACCGCGCCCTGTGGATGCGCAAGCTCGCGTCGATCCTCGAACACGAGATCGACGACCTCTCCATCCTCATCACCCAGGAGATGGGCAAGCCCCTTGAGGCAGCTCGCTTCGAGATCCTCAAATGCGCCGACGCCTGCCGCTACTACGCCGAACACGCTGCCCGCATCCTCGCACCCGAGTCCATCCCCACCGAAGACAACTACAGCTACGTGCGGTGGGATCCAATCGGCATCGTGCTGGCCGTCATGCCGTGGAACTTCCCCTTCTGGCAGGTCTTCCGCTTCCTCGCACCGGCGCTCATGGCCGGCAACGTCGCTCTCCTTAAGCACGCCAACAACGTCCCGCAGTGCGCTCTCGCCATTGAATCCCTCGTTCGCCGCGCAGGCTTTCCCCGCGGCACCTTCCAAAGCCTCCTCCTCGAAATCCATCAAGTAGAAACAGTCCTGGGCGACGAGCGCGTAGCCGCCGTCACCGTCACCGGCAGCGAGACGGCAGGCCGAGCCATCGGTGCGCAGGCTGGCTGGCTCATCAAAAAATCCGTCCTTGAACTCGGCGGCAGCGACCCCTTCATCGTCATGCCCTCCGCCGATCTCGACGCCGCCATCGAAACCGCAGTCCGCGCCCGCTGCGTCAACTCCGGACAATCCTGCATCGCGGCAAAACGCTTCATCGTCGCCGACGAGATCTATGACGTCTTCGAATCGCGCTTCGTCGCAGGCATGGAAGCCATGCGCGTAGGCGACCCCATGAAGGACGGCACCGACATCGGCCCGCTCGCCACCGTCCGCGCCGTCGACCTGCTCGAACAACAAGTGCAAGCCGCCACCCGCGCCGGAGCGCGCATCCTCACCGGCGGCGAACGCATGCTCGGTACCGGCAACTACTTCGAGCCCACCGTCCTCACCGGCGTCCCACGCACCTCCGCCGTCTATCGCGAAGAGCTCTTCGGCCCCGTAGCCATGCTCTTCCGCGTCGAGAACATCAACGAGGCCATCGAGATCGCGAACGACACCCCCTTCGGCCTCAGCGCCTCCGCCTGGACGCGCGACCCCGCCGAACAACAACGCTTCATCTCCGAGCTGCAATGCGGCGGCGTCTTCCTCAACGCCATGGTCGCCAGCGATCCCCGCCTGCCCTTCGGCGGCATCAAGCGCTCCGGCTACGGCCGCGAACTCTCCGCCGCAGGCATGCGCGAGTTCCTCAATGCAAAAACCGTCGTCATCTCCTCCGCGACGACCCCCAACGAACCCGCCACCAAGCCATACCTCGTCTCCACCGCCGACCCCTCCCCCACCCGCTAG
- a CDS encoding TonB-dependent receptor: protein MSFRAGLKFVLLFFVAWMPVVSSAQQTGAIVHGVVADPESAVIPGATVTLTPAAGKALITQSQSDGSYVLRNVGAGTYSLTVTMSGFASYVKLGVRLAAGQNLALDAKMAIQEQKQEVNVNSQGAQVSVDSDSNASSTVIKGKDLDALSDDPDELSSELTALAGPAAGPNGGQIYVDGFTGGQLPPKSSIREIRINQNPFSAQYDKLGYGRVEVFTKPGTDKYHGSLSVQGGDNAFNTSNPFLGPSNTQPPYHTIFILGSVSGPINRIASFTVGGSHRTIQDNNIVNPSGYYATSADATTPCDPGVATISSCSYFSSYPESARAVSHPQTRSDVSPRVDLALGEKNTLTVRYQYNVNGQQNNGIGNTNLPTAGYNTETTENTVQISDTQILSPRVINETRFEYQRDYSTQDPLSTTPTLSVQGIFTSGGSSQGTQRSTSTHLELQNYSSIALAKNFIRFGGRLRTTNESLSSNAGSNGTFTYSYLLDPCFDSNPSIKRPSSCNPAATKPCDTLNGGISSYQCGLPGQYAETAINKQQVAGRLTDVGFYAEDDWKPRGNLTITYGLRLEAQNVINSGRDFAPRISFAYGIPRAGNKSPVTVVRGGYGIFYDRFTLANYLTTLQENGFNQVTSTVLNPGAVCTPDNPGNCGTAVANKITTYGLGDGIRSSYTMQEAVGVDQQLGRAATMSVNYLYARGDHQYLSRNFIVDTGFDQQFQSGGVYKENQLLINGNARLKKLTLFGFYSLNLADANTSGAGFFPTSNTDTKVDYGRASFTHASFAVVGGSWQLPYSFSASPFIIVQSGTPYNLTTGLDPTGSSIYNQRPFFESGDSGRCRISRDFSSTQTGSLTPVPINYCDGPSNFTFNLRASRTFGFGERTRGATAAAGASSGPGGGPGGLGGARAGGPGGVRGGFGPQGASSGHRYTFTLGAQAFNLFNVIPYGTPTSSLSSPRFGQFTTLAAGPFSSATASRRITLQATFNF, encoded by the coding sequence ATGTCATTCCGCGCAGGGTTGAAGTTTGTTTTGCTTTTTTTTGTTGCATGGATGCCGGTGGTGTCGAGTGCCCAGCAGACGGGCGCAATCGTGCACGGGGTGGTAGCGGATCCTGAGAGTGCTGTGATCCCCGGGGCGACGGTGACGCTTACTCCGGCCGCCGGCAAGGCTTTGATTACGCAGTCGCAGAGCGATGGAAGTTATGTGTTGCGGAATGTTGGTGCGGGAACTTATTCCCTGACGGTGACGATGTCGGGATTCGCATCGTACGTGAAGCTGGGGGTGAGGCTTGCGGCGGGGCAAAATCTGGCGCTGGATGCGAAGATGGCAATCCAGGAGCAGAAGCAAGAGGTGAACGTCAACTCGCAGGGTGCGCAGGTGAGCGTGGACTCCGACAGTAATGCCAGTAGCACTGTTATCAAGGGGAAGGACCTGGATGCGCTATCGGATGACCCGGATGAGTTGTCTTCGGAGTTGACCGCGCTGGCAGGGCCTGCTGCGGGACCGAACGGCGGGCAGATTTATGTGGATGGATTTACCGGCGGACAGCTTCCTCCAAAGTCTTCGATCCGCGAGATTCGGATCAATCAGAATCCGTTTTCGGCCCAGTACGACAAGCTTGGCTATGGGCGTGTCGAGGTTTTTACCAAGCCGGGGACGGACAAGTATCACGGCAGCCTGAGTGTGCAGGGCGGGGATAATGCCTTCAATACTTCGAACCCTTTCCTGGGGCCGTCGAACACGCAGCCTCCGTACCACACGATCTTTATTCTGGGGAGCGTGAGCGGGCCGATCAACCGCATCGCGTCATTTACGGTGGGCGGGTCGCATCGGACGATCCAGGACAACAATATCGTCAATCCCAGCGGCTACTATGCGACTTCGGCGGATGCGACGACGCCGTGCGATCCGGGTGTTGCAACGATTTCAAGCTGCTCTTATTTTTCTTCTTATCCGGAGTCGGCGCGCGCTGTGTCGCATCCGCAGACGCGGAGCGATGTGAGCCCGCGCGTGGACCTTGCGCTGGGAGAGAAGAACACGCTGACGGTGCGGTACCAGTACAACGTGAATGGTCAGCAGAACAACGGCATTGGGAATACGAATCTTCCGACGGCGGGCTACAACACGGAGACTACGGAGAATACGGTTCAGATCAGCGATACGCAGATTTTGAGTCCTCGGGTGATCAACGAGACGCGGTTTGAGTATCAGCGTGACTACTCGACGCAGGATCCGCTGAGCACGACGCCGACGCTGTCGGTGCAGGGAATCTTTACGTCGGGCGGATCGAGCCAAGGGACGCAGAGGAGCACCAGCACTCACCTTGAGTTGCAGAACTACAGTTCGATTGCGCTGGCGAAGAACTTCATTCGTTTTGGCGGGAGGTTACGCACGACCAACGAGTCGCTCTCGTCGAATGCGGGATCGAATGGGACTTTTACTTACTCTTATCTGCTGGATCCTTGTTTCGATTCGAATCCTAGTATCAAGCGGCCGAGCAGTTGTAATCCGGCGGCGACGAAGCCCTGCGACACACTGAATGGAGGGATTTCGTCGTACCAGTGTGGGCTGCCAGGGCAGTATGCGGAGACGGCGATCAATAAGCAGCAGGTGGCGGGACGCCTGACCGATGTTGGGTTTTATGCGGAGGATGACTGGAAGCCCAGGGGAAACCTGACGATTACCTATGGGCTTCGGTTGGAGGCGCAGAACGTTATCAATAGTGGGCGTGATTTTGCGCCGCGTATATCGTTCGCCTACGGGATTCCCCGAGCGGGCAATAAATCGCCGGTTACGGTGGTGCGAGGCGGGTACGGGATCTTTTACGATCGATTTACGCTGGCGAACTATCTGACTACGCTGCAGGAGAATGGCTTCAATCAGGTGACCTCGACGGTCCTTAATCCCGGGGCTGTGTGCACGCCGGATAATCCTGGTAACTGTGGCACGGCGGTCGCGAACAAAATTACAACTTACGGACTCGGCGACGGGATACGCAGCTCGTACACGATGCAGGAGGCGGTTGGGGTCGATCAGCAGCTCGGGCGCGCGGCCACAATGTCGGTGAACTACCTTTATGCGCGTGGCGATCATCAGTATCTGAGCAGAAACTTCATTGTCGATACGGGCTTCGATCAGCAGTTTCAGTCGGGCGGTGTCTATAAAGAAAATCAGCTATTGATCAATGGAAATGCGCGGTTGAAGAAGCTGACGTTGTTCGGGTTTTATTCGTTGAATCTTGCCGATGCCAATACCTCGGGGGCGGGATTCTTTCCGACCAGCAATACGGACACGAAGGTGGACTATGGGCGTGCGTCGTTTACGCATGCGAGCTTTGCGGTTGTCGGGGGGAGCTGGCAGCTTCCGTATAGCTTCTCTGCGAGTCCGTTCATTATTGTGCAGTCGGGAACGCCGTATAACCTGACGACCGGTCTCGATCCTACGGGCTCCTCGATCTACAACCAACGGCCGTTTTTCGAGAGTGGAGATAGTGGGCGCTGCAGGATTTCGCGTGACTTCAGCTCCACGCAGACCGGCAGCCTGACGCCGGTGCCGATCAACTACTGCGATGGTCCGTCGAACTTTACGTTCAATCTTCGCGCTTCGCGGACGTTTGGATTTGGGGAGCGAACTCGCGGAGCTACTGCGGCGGCGGGAGCGAGTAGCGGCCCTGGTGGTGGTCCCGGAGGACTTGGTGGTGCTCGTGCCGGTGGGCCGGGTGGTGTTCGTGGAGGGTTCGGGCCACAGGGCGCGAGTTCGGGTCATCGGTATACGTTTACCCTGGGCGCGCAGGCATTCAACTTGTTCAACGTCATTCCCTACGGCACGCCTACGAGTAGTTTGAGTTCGCCTCGGTTTGGTCAGTTCACTACGCTGGCGGCTGGGCCGTTCAGCTCGGCTACGGCTTCGCGTCGGATCACGTTGCAGGCTACGTTTAATTTTTAG
- a CDS encoding M20 family metallo-hydrolase, which produces MAQQIQIDQPRLTSELATLATFTDAEPVSNGTPVTRIVFSPDDLRARAWLKELATADGFEVRDDAVGNIFIRWTGTDPDAPAVATGSHTDAIPHAGMYDGTVGVLGGLEAMRTLKRSGLQPRRSIELVMFTSEEPTRFGIGCLGSRLMSGTLDPKQADALHEANEPADTAKTLAQVRTAAGFTGDLASVKLSPNHYHAWLELHIEQGPLLEREGTPIGIVTSIAAPAGYRFTISGLGGHAGALLMPDRKDALCAAAELILAIEKHALATHVIDTVATVGTCDVHPGAVNSVPSRVVLQLDIRDTDPTRRESVMQAIRRDIETLRQRRGVIITEQIINADAPAQSSPHLVELLEEVCATDGISPRKMVSRAYHDSLFMARIAPIAMIFIPCRNGVSHRPDEYATPAHTTLGVQVLASALAKLASE; this is translated from the coding sequence TTGGCACAGCAAATTCAGATCGATCAACCACGGCTGACGAGCGAACTCGCAACCCTCGCAACCTTCACCGACGCCGAGCCCGTCAGCAACGGCACCCCCGTCACCCGCATCGTCTTCTCTCCAGACGATCTCCGCGCCCGCGCATGGCTCAAAGAACTTGCCACCGCCGACGGTTTCGAGGTTCGCGACGACGCCGTAGGCAACATCTTCATCCGCTGGACCGGCACTGACCCCGACGCGCCTGCAGTCGCCACCGGCTCACACACCGACGCCATCCCTCACGCCGGAATGTACGACGGCACGGTCGGCGTCCTCGGCGGTCTCGAAGCGATGCGCACGCTCAAACGCAGCGGCCTGCAGCCCCGCCGCTCCATCGAACTCGTCATGTTCACCTCCGAAGAGCCCACCCGCTTCGGCATCGGCTGTCTCGGCAGCCGCCTAATGTCCGGGACCCTCGATCCTAAACAAGCCGACGCTCTCCACGAAGCCAACGAGCCAGCCGACACGGCCAAGACCCTCGCACAAGTTCGCACGGCTGCGGGCTTCACCGGCGACCTCGCTTCGGTTAAGCTCTCACCGAACCACTACCACGCCTGGCTCGAACTCCACATCGAACAGGGTCCCCTGCTCGAACGCGAAGGCACTCCCATCGGCATCGTCACCAGCATCGCCGCCCCCGCAGGCTATCGTTTCACCATCAGCGGCCTCGGCGGCCATGCCGGCGCGCTCCTCATGCCCGACCGCAAAGACGCACTCTGCGCCGCGGCCGAACTCATTCTCGCCATCGAAAAACACGCCCTCGCCACACACGTCATCGACACCGTCGCCACCGTCGGCACCTGCGACGTCCATCCCGGCGCAGTCAACAGCGTCCCCAGCCGTGTCGTCCTCCAACTCGACATCCGCGACACCGACCCAACCCGCCGCGAGTCCGTCATGCAGGCCATCCGCCGCGACATCGAAACCCTCCGCCAACGCCGCGGCGTCATCATCACCGAGCAGATCATCAACGCCGACGCCCCCGCGCAATCCTCCCCACACCTCGTCGAACTCCTCGAAGAGGTCTGCGCCACCGACGGCATCTCTCCCAGAAAGATGGTCAGTCGCGCCTATCACGACTCGCTGTTCATGGCCCGCATCGCACCCATCGCCATGATCTTCATCCCCTGCCGCAACGGTGTAAGCCACAGACCGGACGAATATGCCACACCCGCGCATACCACTCTCGGGGTACAAGTGCTTGCCTCAGCTCTTGCTAAACTAGCGTCAGAGTAA
- the hmgA gene encoding homogentisate 1,2-dioxygenase, which yields MPDLKYSSGFGNEFATEAHPGALPVGQNAPQKAPLGLYTEQLSGSPFTAPRLLNRRTWTYRIRPSVMHKPYERIANGMVRATPFNEIETTPNQLRWDPLPLPTTPVDFVDGLTTLAGNGDLTMHSGVAIHIYAATKSMTDRFFYTADGELLFVPQLGRLMLHTELGILDLTPGEVALIPRGIKFRVELLDQQARGYLLENYGASFRLPELGAIGANGLANSRDFLTPHAAYDDRDNATFQVVAKFQGNLWACDFDHSPLDVVAWHGNYAPCKYDLARFNCINSVSFDHPDPSIYTVLTSPSEIPGTANVDFAIFPPRWIVAEHTFRPPWFHRNFMNEFMGLVTGEYDAKAEGFVPGGASLHNCMSGHGPDAETFDRASKADLKPVKLEGTLAFMFETRFVCRPTKFAMDTAARQHEYYTCWQTLKKNFKP from the coding sequence ATGCCCGATCTCAAGTACTCCAGCGGCTTCGGAAATGAGTTTGCCACCGAGGCCCACCCCGGCGCACTCCCCGTCGGTCAGAACGCCCCACAAAAGGCCCCGCTCGGCCTCTACACCGAGCAGCTAAGCGGCAGCCCCTTCACCGCGCCCCGCCTGCTCAACCGTCGCACCTGGACCTACCGGATCCGCCCTTCCGTCATGCACAAACCCTACGAGCGGATCGCCAACGGCATGGTTCGCGCCACTCCATTCAACGAAATCGAAACCACACCCAACCAACTCCGCTGGGACCCGCTTCCACTACCAACGACGCCAGTCGACTTTGTAGACGGCCTCACCACCCTCGCCGGCAACGGCGACCTCACCATGCACTCCGGCGTCGCCATCCACATCTACGCCGCAACCAAGAGCATGACCGACCGCTTCTTCTACACCGCCGACGGCGAGCTTCTCTTCGTCCCCCAACTCGGCCGCCTCATGCTCCACACCGAACTAGGCATCCTCGACCTTACCCCAGGCGAAGTAGCTCTCATCCCACGCGGCATCAAGTTCCGCGTAGAGCTTCTCGACCAACAAGCCCGCGGCTATCTCCTCGAAAACTACGGCGCCAGCTTCCGCCTTCCAGAGCTCGGCGCAATCGGCGCCAACGGCCTCGCCAACAGCCGAGACTTCCTCACCCCGCACGCAGCCTACGACGACCGCGACAACGCCACCTTCCAGGTAGTCGCAAAGTTCCAGGGAAATCTCTGGGCCTGCGACTTCGACCACTCCCCGCTCGACGTCGTCGCCTGGCACGGCAACTACGCCCCCTGCAAGTATGACCTCGCCCGCTTCAACTGCATCAACTCCGTCAGCTTCGACCACCCCGACCCTTCCATCTACACCGTCCTCACCTCGCCCAGCGAGATTCCCGGCACCGCCAACGTAGACTTCGCCATCTTCCCTCCACGCTGGATCGTCGCCGAGCACACCTTCCGTCCGCCATGGTTCCACCGCAACTTCATGAACGAGTTCATGGGTCTCGTCACAGGCGAATACGACGCCAAAGCCGAAGGCTTCGTCCCCGGCGGAGCCAGCCTGCACAACTGCATGAGCGGCCACGGCCCCGACGCCGAGACCTTCGACCGCGCCAGCAAAGCCGACCTCAAGCCCGTCAAACTCGAAGGCACTCTAGCCTTCATGTTCGAAACTCGCTTCGTCTGCCGCCCTACCAAGTTCGCGATGGACACCGCCGCCCGTCAACACGAGTACTACACCTGCTGGCAGACCCTGAAGAAAAACTTCAAACCGTAG
- the allE gene encoding (S)-ureidoglycine aminohydrolase, protein MHKLGQTRSTNQRDHLLHTPDTFVRTVLPGMELATAVVHISPAAGAAFTQYTAELEPGGKLGPTSNQRFIYTLEGAADLATDSTFQSLIPGSFTYIPEDAAHTLTAQQATRLVIIEKPYEAIASAPPPELLIGHEDKTLSVPLDDDPDLQVRRLLPGSPSFDFAVNTMTYQPGAALSMVEVHIMEHGLLMLEGGGIYRLGDSWYPVTAGDFIWMGPFCPQWFAAIGKRPAKYLIYKDWNRHPLV, encoded by the coding sequence ATGCATAAGCTGGGACAGACCCGCAGCACCAATCAGCGCGATCATCTTCTCCACACGCCGGACACCTTCGTCCGCACAGTGCTGCCCGGCATGGAACTCGCCACCGCCGTCGTCCACATCTCCCCCGCAGCAGGCGCTGCCTTCACCCAATACACCGCCGAACTCGAACCCGGCGGCAAACTGGGACCCACATCCAACCAGCGTTTTATCTATACCCTCGAGGGTGCAGCCGATCTCGCAACCGACAGCACGTTTCAATCACTCATCCCAGGAAGCTTCACCTACATCCCTGAAGACGCCGCACACACACTTACCGCGCAACAGGCCACGCGCCTCGTCATCATCGAAAAACCCTACGAAGCGATCGCTTCCGCTCCTCCACCAGAGCTACTCATAGGCCACGAAGACAAAACCCTCTCAGTCCCCCTCGACGACGACCCCGACCTCCAGGTTCGCAGGCTCCTGCCCGGCTCTCCGTCCTTCGATTTCGCGGTCAACACCATGACTTACCAGCCCGGCGCCGCACTCAGCATGGTCGAGGTTCACATCATGGAGCACGGCCTTCTGATGCTTGAAGGCGGCGGCATCTATCGCCTCGGAGACAGCTGGTATCCAGTCACTGCAGGCGACTTCATCTGGATGGGACCCTTCTGTCCACAGTGGTTCGCAGCCATCGGCAAGCGTCCCGCAAAATACCTCATCTACAAAGACTGGAACCGTCACCCACTGGTCTAG
- a CDS encoding DUF5666 domain-containing protein, whose translation MLRESGVFRAVVLGAGLIVSIAALSVGDLCALAQNPAATSAAVRQIGTVKATAGNSLTLTTDAGQEVVVSVADGARILQLAPGSTDLKTAQTIALADIAAGDRVLVSGKAGDGGAGLTASRVILMKSSDIAQKHEAEQGDWQKRGMGGIVSAVDAGAGSAVLSVGAKKLTVTTSSATKFRRYAGDSVKFEDAKPGTLAQIQVGDQLRVRGTTSDDGSSIQAEEVVSGSFRNLAGLIATIDAAGGTLTLKDLATKKTVSVKITDNSSLKALPPEAAARFAARAKGGASGGGGDSQAPAQGAGQAAGGGERTGGTGHSAGTDLSQLVSRLPSQSVADLKVGDAVMIVASQPDSAVSQVTCVTLLSGVEPILAATPSSGPALTLSPWSLGGSDGSAQ comes from the coding sequence ATGTTAAGAGAATCTGGGGTTTTCCGGGCAGTTGTATTGGGTGCCGGATTGATCGTTTCGATCGCCGCATTGTCTGTCGGAGACCTCTGTGCTTTAGCGCAGAATCCGGCTGCGACGTCCGCAGCTGTGCGGCAGATTGGTACGGTGAAGGCGACGGCAGGGAACAGCCTGACGCTCACTACGGATGCGGGGCAGGAGGTTGTCGTGAGTGTGGCCGATGGGGCTCGCATTCTGCAACTGGCGCCCGGCAGCACGGATTTGAAGACGGCGCAGACGATTGCGTTGGCCGACATTGCGGCGGGGGACCGGGTGCTGGTGAGTGGCAAGGCTGGTGACGGCGGCGCGGGGCTTACGGCATCGCGTGTGATCCTGATGAAGTCGTCGGACATTGCGCAGAAGCACGAGGCGGAGCAGGGCGATTGGCAGAAGCGGGGGATGGGCGGGATTGTGAGCGCGGTGGATGCCGGGGCCGGCTCGGCAGTGTTGTCGGTTGGCGCGAAGAAGCTGACGGTGACGACGTCGAGTGCGACGAAGTTTCGGCGATATGCGGGCGACTCGGTGAAGTTTGAAGATGCGAAGCCGGGGACGCTGGCACAGATACAGGTGGGGGATCAGCTTCGTGTGCGCGGGACGACGTCCGATGATGGGTCGTCGATTCAAGCGGAGGAGGTGGTGAGCGGCTCATTCAGGAATCTCGCTGGTCTGATCGCAACGATCGATGCGGCTGGCGGAACACTGACGCTGAAGGACCTGGCGACCAAGAAGACGGTGTCGGTGAAGATTACAGACAACTCCAGCTTAAAGGCGTTGCCGCCTGAGGCTGCGGCACGATTTGCGGCTCGTGCAAAGGGCGGGGCAAGTGGCGGGGGCGGCGACTCGCAGGCTCCGGCGCAGGGTGCAGGACAGGCTGCCGGTGGCGGGGAACGGACGGGCGGTACGGGCCACTCTGCAGGAACGGATCTCTCGCAACTGGTGAGCCGGCTGCCGAGTCAGAGTGTTGCCGATCTTAAGGTGGGAGATGCAGTGATGATTGTCGCGTCGCAGCCGGATTCGGCCGTCAGTCAGGTGACGTGCGTGACTTTGCTCTCGGGGGTAGAGCCGATTCTGGCGGCAACACCTAGCAGTGGTCCGGCGTTGACGCTTTCTCCCTGGAGTCTCGGCGGCTCTGATGGCAGCGCGCAGTAG
- the treZ gene encoding malto-oligosyltrehalose trehalohydrolase produces MHEFTVWAPSASKMGVKIGDVTYPMSGPDGRGWWSASVEQAGVGTDYGFVIGDDPKAWPDPRSEWQPDGVHGLSRVYDQRAFKWSDRGWSAAALAHAVIYELHVGTFTPQGTFDSAIEKLGYLVELGITHVELMPVAAFPGGQGWGYDGAALFAVTEQYGGPDGLKRLVDACHARELAVLLDVVYNHFGPVGNYSGKYGPYITERHHTPWGGAINFEGEGSDEVRRFFCDNALMWMRDYHIDGLRLDAVHEYVDRSAIHFMEQLSSEVKTLSAKVGRRLVLIAESDLNDPRVVTPAREGGYGMDAQWSDDFHHALFAVLTNEGTEKGYYSDFGSLEKLAKSLAKNFVQDGSYSEYRRRSHGRPADELSPHHFLGYIQNHDQVGNRAVGDRLDQTVGFDRARVAAAIVMTAPFVPMVFQGEEYAASTPFQYFADHEDPEMAKSVKNGRRDEFAAFGWDPEDIPDPEDVETFLRSKLNWAEVHQGRHGEMLDWYRRLIQLRRGSVALNDGAVGHVKVTFDEKRRWLMFERGVVTVMCNLGSATVELPFVKKAALLLASKDEVVVKGGSVELPAESVAILSSETIR; encoded by the coding sequence ATGCATGAGTTTACGGTTTGGGCGCCGAGTGCGTCGAAGATGGGCGTGAAGATCGGCGATGTTACTTATCCGATGAGCGGGCCTGACGGGCGCGGATGGTGGAGTGCTTCCGTGGAGCAGGCGGGAGTGGGTACGGACTATGGGTTTGTGATTGGAGATGATCCGAAGGCGTGGCCTGATCCGAGATCGGAGTGGCAGCCGGATGGAGTGCATGGACTGTCGCGGGTGTATGACCAGAGGGCTTTCAAGTGGAGTGACAGAGGCTGGAGTGCGGCTGCGCTTGCGCATGCAGTGATCTATGAGTTGCATGTGGGAACGTTTACACCGCAGGGGACCTTCGATTCGGCGATAGAGAAGCTTGGATATTTGGTGGAGCTTGGCATTACGCATGTGGAGTTGATGCCGGTGGCTGCGTTTCCGGGTGGGCAGGGGTGGGGGTATGACGGGGCTGCGCTGTTTGCGGTGACCGAACAGTATGGTGGGCCGGATGGGTTGAAGCGGCTGGTGGATGCCTGCCATGCGCGGGAGCTCGCGGTGTTGCTGGACGTGGTTTATAACCACTTCGGACCGGTGGGGAACTACTCGGGCAAGTATGGACCTTACATCACGGAGAGACATCACACTCCGTGGGGAGGCGCGATCAACTTTGAAGGCGAGGGAAGCGACGAGGTACGGAGGTTTTTCTGCGACAACGCGCTGATGTGGATGAGGGATTATCACATCGATGGACTTCGCCTGGACGCGGTGCATGAGTATGTCGACCGGTCGGCGATACATTTTATGGAGCAGCTGTCGTCTGAGGTGAAGACTTTGTCTGCGAAGGTGGGACGGCGGCTGGTGTTGATCGCGGAGAGTGACCTGAACGATCCCCGAGTTGTTACTCCTGCGAGGGAGGGCGGGTATGGGATGGATGCGCAGTGGAGCGATGACTTTCATCATGCGCTGTTTGCGGTGCTGACGAACGAAGGAACGGAGAAGGGTTACTACTCGGACTTCGGCTCGTTGGAGAAGCTGGCAAAGTCCCTGGCGAAAAACTTTGTGCAGGACGGAAGCTACTCGGAGTATCGGAGGCGATCGCATGGGCGCCCGGCGGATGAGCTGTCGCCGCATCATTTTTTGGGATATATCCAGAATCACGATCAGGTTGGCAATCGTGCGGTTGGCGACAGGTTAGACCAGACGGTTGGGTTCGACCGCGCGAGGGTGGCGGCTGCGATTGTAATGACGGCTCCATTTGTTCCGATGGTCTTTCAGGGCGAGGAGTATGCCGCGTCGACTCCGTTTCAATACTTCGCGGACCATGAGGATCCGGAGATGGCGAAGTCGGTAAAGAACGGGCGTCGAGACGAGTTTGCGGCGTTTGGATGGGACCCCGAGGACATTCCCGATCCGGAAGATGTTGAGACGTTTCTGCGATCGAAGTTGAATTGGGCGGAGGTTCATCAGGGGCGCCATGGAGAGATGTTGGATTGGTACCGCAGACTGATTCAGTTGCGGCGCGGGTCTGTGGCGTTGAACGATGGTGCGGTGGGACACGTGAAGGTGACCTTCGATGAGAAGCGGCGCTGGCTGATGTTCGAGCGTGGGGTGGTGACGGTGATGTGCAATCTCGGATCGGCGACGGTGGAGCTTCCTTTTGTAAAGAAGGCTGCCTTGTTGCTAGCTTCGAAGGATGAGGTTGTGGTCAAGGGTGGTTCTGTGGAGTTGCCTGCGGAGAGCGTGGCGATCCTTTCGAGTGAGACGATCCGGTAA